The following proteins are co-located in the Vibrio astriarenae genome:
- a CDS encoding DedA family protein: MLTAILVQDFDTLLEFDSLHALVLLLGLILFLESSFVFLPLPGDGLVLFVGGLVGIGAIDFNMALVVLSLAAGTGSVIAYLQGRWLSDTRFMTKVESTLPDDTLPRASQLLERYGFLSLFVSRFIPFVRVVTPMLMGVSKLSILRTTVISFTSSLTWILTLLLVGSWVMQRPIIAEYQEVLTKYFLMSSLALMCAAFVGVAVRMNRNKKRAAATVAE; encoded by the coding sequence ATGTTAACGGCCATCTTAGTCCAAGATTTCGATACATTATTGGAATTTGATTCGTTACATGCCTTGGTGTTGTTACTTGGGTTAATCTTGTTTCTAGAGTCGAGCTTTGTGTTCCTTCCTTTACCAGGGGATGGGCTTGTCCTGTTTGTTGGGGGCTTGGTTGGCATTGGCGCGATAGATTTCAATATGGCGCTTGTGGTGCTTTCTCTAGCAGCGGGGACAGGGAGCGTTATCGCTTATCTACAAGGTCGCTGGTTAAGTGATACGCGCTTTATGACCAAGGTTGAGTCAACCTTGCCAGATGATACTTTGCCTAGGGCAAGTCAGCTACTCGAGCGCTATGGATTCCTCTCTCTTTTCGTTTCACGTTTTATTCCGTTTGTTCGCGTGGTGACGCCAATGCTGATGGGAGTGTCGAAACTCAGCATTTTGCGTACTACAGTTATCAGCTTTACCAGTTCACTGACGTGGATTTTGACTCTTTTGCTGGTGGGAAGTTGGGTGATGCAACGACCAATTATTGCTGAATATCAGGAGGTGCTAACCAAATACTTCTTAATGTCGAGCCTAGCGCTTATGTGTGCGGCTTTTGTTGGTGTCGCGGTCCGTATGAATCGAAATAAAAAGCGCGCAGCTGCTACGGTAGCTGAGTAG
- a CDS encoding DMT family transporter, which yields MIYLLPLMTVLIWGGNSIVNKLAATAIEPSAMSFYRWLVAMLILTPFCLSSVIKQWPTIKANLHKLATLAFLGMVLNQSLGYYAGLTTTASNMALITSLVPLISVFLSLPLLGKAISPLSVIGGAISLFGLAFMLGEGDVLFFTSQAVTQGDALMVIAAVVYGTYCVLLKRWQMPLSNWTMIYTQGVLAVLMLTPLWLSSEQLLPTKESLPLIAYAGILASIFTPWMWVKSIKRIGADSTAMFMNLLPVFAMILAATFLGEQIHHFHILGGTMVIGGVLLAQIKPNRWFDILRQRHQRMAKH from the coding sequence ATGATCTATCTACTTCCACTCATGACTGTCTTAATTTGGGGCGGCAACTCTATTGTAAACAAGTTGGCAGCAACTGCTATCGAACCCAGTGCGATGAGCTTTTATCGCTGGTTAGTCGCCATGCTTATTCTTACGCCATTCTGCTTATCGAGTGTGATTAAACAATGGCCTACCATTAAAGCCAACTTGCACAAATTAGCGACACTTGCATTTCTCGGAATGGTACTTAATCAATCGCTGGGCTATTACGCTGGGCTGACAACGACAGCGTCAAACATGGCATTGATCACTTCTCTTGTACCGTTGATCAGCGTATTTCTTAGTTTACCGCTACTTGGCAAAGCCATTTCACCACTGAGTGTCATCGGTGGCGCTATCTCATTGTTCGGCCTTGCATTCATGCTTGGTGAAGGTGATGTGCTCTTCTTTACATCCCAAGCGGTAACGCAAGGTGATGCGCTAATGGTGATCGCAGCGGTGGTGTATGGTACGTATTGCGTTTTACTTAAGCGCTGGCAAATGCCATTGAGTAACTGGACGATGATATACACTCAAGGGGTTCTAGCGGTGTTGATGCTGACGCCACTGTGGTTATCGAGCGAACAACTGCTACCAACAAAAGAATCACTCCCCTTGATTGCCTACGCTGGTATTCTCGCATCGATTTTCACCCCTTGGATGTGGGTGAAATCCATCAAGCGTATCGGTGCTGACTCAACAGCCATGTTTATGAACTTGCTGCCGGTTTTTGCCATGATCCTTGCGGCTACTTTCCTCGGGGAGCAAATACATCATTTCCATATCTTGGGGGGAACCATGGTAATTGGTGGTGTACTGCTCGCTCAAATTAAGCCGAATCGCTGGTTCGATATCCTAAGACAAAGACACCAGCGAATGGCCAAGCACTAA
- a CDS encoding 2Fe-2S iron-sulfur cluster-binding protein has protein sequence MVIDGVEIEGNNRDPLLNQAEAQGVKMRSSCRSGLCGACKVKVTEGQVKQPDAPAITDDEKVQGFALACCCVPETNISVQA, from the coding sequence ATTGTAATTGATGGTGTTGAGATAGAGGGTAACAATCGAGATCCTTTGCTTAACCAAGCGGAAGCTCAAGGGGTTAAAATGCGCAGTAGTTGCCGCTCAGGCTTATGCGGTGCGTGTAAAGTCAAAGTGACAGAAGGGCAGGTGAAGCAACCTGATGCACCTGCCATTACCGACGACGAGAAAGTGCAAGGTTTTGCCCTGGCATGCTGTTGCGTGCCAGAGACAAATATCAGTGTGCAAGCCTAA
- a CDS encoding YqaE/Pmp3 family membrane protein, with translation MESNKLLMIIICLLLPPVGVFIKFGLGTTFLINLVLTLFFFVPGMVHALWLVLK, from the coding sequence ATGGAATCAAACAAGCTGCTAATGATCATTATTTGCTTACTCCTTCCTCCGGTGGGCGTATTCATCAAGTTTGGGTTGGGTACCACCTTCCTTATCAACCTTGTTTTGACGCTGTTCTTTTTTGTGCCTGGCATGGTGCATGCGCTATGGCTTGTCTTAAAGTAA
- the pyrC gene encoding dihydroorotase, producing the protein MTTITITRPDDWHVHLRDGEVLKDTVRDISRYNGRALIMPNTIPPVTNTEMALAYRERIMAEKPSEQFEPLMALYLTDNTTPEEIRKAKASGKVVAAKLYPAGATTNSDSGVTSAKNIYHVFEAMQEVGMLLLVHGEVTTHDVDIFDREKEFLDTVLAPIVNDFPNLKIVLEHITTADAAAFVKNANENVAATITAHHLMYNRNHMLVGGIKPHFYCLPILKRNTHQKALVEAATSGSKKFFLGTDSAPHAKGMKEAACGCAGSYTAHAALELYAEVFEEEGKIENLEAFASHNGPDFYGIARNTDTVTLTKEAWPVAESMPFGNDVVVPIRGGEEIEWTVK; encoded by the coding sequence ATGACAACGATTACCATTACTCGTCCAGACGACTGGCATGTTCACCTACGTGACGGTGAAGTATTAAAAGATACAGTTCGCGATATCAGCCGCTACAATGGCCGCGCACTGATTATGCCTAACACTATCCCACCAGTAACCAATACTGAAATGGCGCTAGCGTACCGTGAGCGCATCATGGCGGAAAAGCCTAGCGAGCAGTTTGAGCCACTTATGGCTCTATACCTAACTGACAACACAACACCTGAAGAAATTCGCAAAGCAAAAGCAAGTGGTAAAGTGGTAGCAGCAAAACTCTACCCTGCTGGCGCAACAACCAACTCTGATTCAGGTGTAACTTCAGCAAAGAACATCTATCACGTATTTGAAGCCATGCAAGAAGTAGGTATGTTGCTTCTTGTTCACGGCGAAGTGACGACTCACGATGTCGATATCTTTGATCGTGAGAAAGAGTTCCTAGATACGGTTCTTGCTCCAATCGTCAATGACTTCCCTAACCTAAAAATTGTTCTTGAGCACATTACTACAGCTGATGCTGCTGCATTCGTTAAGAACGCCAACGAGAACGTTGCTGCAACGATTACTGCTCACCACCTCATGTATAACCGCAACCACATGTTGGTGGGTGGCATCAAACCACACTTCTACTGCTTACCCATTCTAAAGCGCAACACCCACCAGAAAGCACTCGTTGAGGCAGCAACAAGTGGTAGCAAGAAGTTCTTCCTAGGTACCGATTCAGCGCCACACGCCAAAGGCATGAAAGAAGCGGCTTGTGGTTGTGCTGGTTCATACACAGCGCACGCCGCACTGGAGCTTTATGCAGAAGTGTTTGAGGAAGAGGGCAAGATCGAAAACCTTGAAGCTTTTGCCAGCCACAATGGTCCTGACTTCTACGGTATCGCTCGCAACACTGACACAGTAACGCTAACTAAAGAAGCGTGGCCTGTGGCTGAATCTATGCCGTTTGGTAATGACGTGGTTGTGCCAATCCGCGGTGGCGAAGAGATCGAGTGGACCGTTAAGTAA
- a CDS encoding lytic polysaccharide monooxygenase, with product MKVNKANLSIIIGAAWVLSPSAANAHGYAIFPEARQSICYNDGSFWSGNHESEACKATYDISGAYPFVQRNEVAINIPAPHYNNFDKVKEYIPDGTLCAANDHQKRGLDIEHTQWTRTELAPGTFEYVFQATAPHNPSFWEIYLTKPGVDVTKPLNWDDLELISEHGDIAVDGEKKYRMQMTIPADRSGDAILYTRWQREDPVGEGFYNCSDIVITGDGGNPPVDPDEPYLVKGERFVPLDVELTTPELGDQVKYEVFNAEGQLHGEFSVTITEDNAGDWDRLLAAEVNGYYDALHDGNVFVGDWHAEMNHYMYFRDALHSNYFNSKDGLGYGEFSIVSDETPNDLEAVVTAMTLANLVEARIKNGELVVLHPNNSVGEFDSVEWVQLSGEHVEYSTGRYSELLIDTEQLDAQQDHELTFRLTVSNSEGSDTTVYSFVVEGEGDTTPPPSEGDWSASAVYVQGDVVTHGGRSWTAQWWTQGEEPGTSGEWGVWR from the coding sequence ATGAAAGTAAACAAAGCCAATCTATCTATCATCATAGGCGCAGCTTGGGTGCTGTCACCGAGTGCTGCTAATGCACACGGCTATGCGATATTCCCAGAAGCACGTCAGAGTATCTGTTACAACGACGGCTCATTTTGGTCTGGAAATCATGAGAGTGAGGCGTGTAAAGCAACGTACGATATTTCGGGAGCTTACCCTTTTGTGCAGCGCAACGAAGTTGCAATCAATATCCCCGCTCCGCACTACAATAATTTTGATAAGGTTAAAGAGTACATTCCTGATGGGACGCTTTGTGCAGCAAACGATCATCAAAAGCGCGGTTTAGATATTGAACACACCCAATGGACGCGTACAGAGCTCGCCCCAGGTACTTTTGAGTATGTCTTTCAAGCGACAGCGCCTCACAACCCTTCGTTTTGGGAGATATACCTAACCAAACCGGGAGTGGATGTGACCAAGCCGCTTAACTGGGATGACCTAGAACTGATCTCAGAGCACGGAGACATTGCCGTTGATGGTGAGAAAAAGTATCGCATGCAGATGACGATTCCTGCTGATCGCTCAGGTGACGCCATTCTATATACCCGTTGGCAGCGTGAAGATCCTGTCGGAGAGGGCTTTTATAACTGTAGTGACATTGTGATTACCGGAGATGGTGGCAATCCACCTGTTGACCCAGATGAGCCATATTTGGTGAAAGGTGAGCGTTTTGTTCCTTTGGACGTTGAACTTACAACGCCTGAGCTTGGCGACCAAGTTAAGTACGAGGTGTTTAATGCTGAAGGACAACTGCATGGAGAATTCTCTGTGACGATCACAGAAGACAATGCAGGTGATTGGGACCGACTCCTAGCTGCAGAGGTGAACGGCTATTATGACGCGCTTCATGATGGAAACGTATTTGTCGGTGATTGGCATGCTGAAATGAATCACTACATGTACTTTAGAGATGCCTTGCACTCAAACTACTTCAACTCAAAAGACGGTTTGGGCTACGGTGAGTTTTCGATTGTTTCTGACGAGACACCAAACGATCTGGAAGCGGTTGTGACGGCAATGACCTTGGCTAATCTTGTTGAAGCAAGAATTAAAAATGGTGAGCTAGTCGTCCTTCATCCGAATAACTCTGTTGGCGAATTTGACTCTGTTGAATGGGTACAGCTAAGCGGTGAGCACGTTGAGTACTCGACCGGCCGATACAGCGAGCTGCTTATTGATACTGAACAGCTTGATGCTCAACAGGATCATGAACTGACATTCCGTTTGACCGTGAGCAACTCGGAAGGTAGCGATACGACGGTATACAGCTTTGTTGTTGAAGGTGAGGGCGATACCACTCCTCCGCCATCAGAAGGTGACTGGAGTGCCTCTGCTGTCTATGTTCAAGGAGACGTTGTTACTCATGGTGGCCGTAGCTGGACAGCACAATGGTGGACACAAGGCGAAGAACCAGGCACTTCAGGAGAGTGGGGTGTTTGGCGCTAA
- a CDS encoding YhfZ family protein, with product MPKISKNAGEDQAILNAKKQVAIHALNVGINGKLPTNSYFKEQHNIVAGTMQRALNLLSESDALSTRSKGHLGRIVTDIDVGLCWNIAKLKPIQLLMPSSGSIEIDCLIKHVTTKLSQLNIPYFIHNQPGALERIRQVEAGNSDITLVSKGACEHPTLTAPTGSVKILEPNTYYCLKRLVIVSKIDTNAKDWKTVGIDRQSTDHTDFTLCEFPSGHAHQYIETDFRQVPARVLRGEIDAGIWHITGSPVPLYFAGLQATEVTQVTTRSKHQAISAAAFITNPKRPELSSLLNELRSEEVALAQSRAFESEDPYNKAF from the coding sequence ATGCCGAAGATAAGTAAAAATGCGGGTGAGGATCAGGCAATACTTAATGCCAAGAAACAAGTAGCGATTCACGCTCTAAATGTAGGCATTAACGGAAAGTTGCCGACTAACTCCTATTTCAAAGAGCAACATAATATTGTTGCGGGCACGATGCAACGTGCTCTCAATCTGCTCAGTGAAAGCGATGCACTATCAACCCGCTCTAAGGGGCATCTCGGACGCATTGTTACTGACATTGATGTCGGGTTATGTTGGAACATCGCAAAGCTAAAACCAATTCAATTATTGATGCCTAGCAGTGGTTCGATCGAAATTGACTGCCTGATCAAACACGTTACGACTAAGCTTAGTCAACTCAATATCCCCTACTTTATCCATAATCAACCCGGTGCGTTGGAGCGTATTCGCCAAGTGGAGGCGGGTAATAGCGATATTACTCTTGTGTCAAAAGGAGCGTGTGAACACCCTACTCTGACAGCTCCCACCGGCAGCGTTAAAATCCTTGAACCGAACACTTATTATTGTTTAAAGCGCTTAGTTATCGTCTCTAAAATCGATACTAATGCCAAAGATTGGAAAACAGTTGGCATAGACCGACAATCAACCGATCACACAGATTTCACGCTTTGTGAATTTCCTAGCGGTCATGCGCATCAGTATATTGAGACTGACTTTCGACAAGTTCCTGCTCGCGTACTTCGGGGCGAAATTGACGCTGGGATTTGGCATATTACAGGGAGTCCAGTACCGCTTTATTTCGCAGGTCTTCAAGCAACAGAAGTGACGCAAGTCACCACGCGCTCAAAACACCAAGCTATTTCAGCAGCAGCATTTATCACCAACCCCAAACGTCCTGAGCTCAGTTCTCTCCTGAACGAATTGAGAAGTGAAGAAGTCGCTCTTGCGCAAAGCCGTGCTTTTGAATCGGAAGATCCGTATAACAAAGCGTTTTAA
- a CDS encoding glycerol-3-phosphate dehydrogenase/oxidase, which translates to MKRANIASTQKQHFDIIVIGCGVTGAAIAKDASLRGMKVLVVEKNDIAAGTSSRSSKLIHGGLRYLETYQFGLVAESVREREMALRHAPHLTRLQPFLYMFYDDAPDKKWLLNMGLTFYDFVSGNWNKRRHKMLSKSQVLARQPQFRSEGLNGAALFYDVSTDDSRITIDTMRTACENGAQLINHCEVTGLTFSDNKCDGIKVIDKLTKHEAQFKAHYIINASGPWSDNILGFERSKSKVLRPTKGVHIVLRKSDFPLHSAVFTRSPDDGRVVWPIPSMQDDRVFIGTTDTTYQGDLDNVCPDQSDIQYLLNVANHLMPKAKLGPQHVIGSWAGLRPLIAPKDDLNNSKTPREHQIMVSESGLFSIVGGKLTSHRVMAKQMLDYIIKYDRCQYLSPSVNIYRYDKVILSGAGVTLEDGKNYCANKIISELNALGVPRELSELWTSRYGKNAHLVADEYLKSQSNQKRLSMRGLTVAEVIYSISNEAAASLADLMVRRTSEFFWDKSGGLLEIEAIATEMQGLLNWSDEEKARQIEEYRALVTAHRPSMVRESKTKTERPEMDPVC; encoded by the coding sequence ATGAAAAGAGCGAATATAGCCAGTACACAGAAACAGCACTTTGACATTATTGTCATCGGATGTGGTGTGACTGGAGCCGCTATTGCCAAAGATGCATCACTACGCGGAATGAAAGTGCTTGTGGTTGAAAAGAACGATATTGCAGCGGGCACATCGAGTCGTTCGTCAAAATTGATTCACGGCGGGTTGCGCTACTTGGAGACTTATCAATTCGGTTTGGTTGCCGAGTCGGTTCGCGAAAGGGAAATGGCGCTAAGACATGCACCACACCTCACTCGCTTACAGCCTTTCTTGTATATGTTTTACGATGATGCTCCAGACAAAAAGTGGCTTCTCAACATGGGTTTAACGTTTTACGACTTTGTGTCAGGAAACTGGAACAAACGTCGGCATAAGATGCTAAGTAAATCTCAGGTGCTAGCACGGCAACCCCAGTTTAGAAGTGAAGGCCTTAATGGTGCCGCACTGTTTTATGATGTATCGACCGATGACTCGAGAATCACCATTGATACCATGCGCACCGCTTGTGAAAACGGAGCACAGCTCATCAATCACTGTGAGGTAACAGGGCTGACGTTTAGTGATAACAAGTGCGACGGTATAAAAGTAATCGACAAATTGACGAAACATGAGGCTCAGTTTAAAGCTCATTACATTATCAATGCGTCAGGGCCCTGGAGCGACAACATTCTTGGTTTTGAGCGGAGCAAATCAAAGGTTTTACGACCGACGAAAGGCGTCCATATTGTACTTCGCAAGAGCGACTTTCCACTGCATTCAGCTGTGTTTACTCGCTCTCCTGATGATGGAAGAGTCGTATGGCCAATTCCATCAATGCAAGATGATCGCGTTTTTATCGGTACGACAGATACAACCTATCAAGGTGACCTTGATAACGTGTGCCCCGATCAGTCTGATATTCAGTACTTGTTGAACGTGGCAAATCACTTGATGCCAAAGGCTAAGCTCGGACCGCAACATGTCATTGGCTCATGGGCGGGGTTAAGGCCTCTTATCGCGCCCAAAGATGATTTGAACAACAGCAAGACTCCGAGAGAACACCAAATTATGGTCAGTGAATCAGGGCTGTTCTCGATAGTCGGAGGAAAACTCACTAGCCACAGGGTAATGGCTAAGCAGATGCTGGATTACATCATTAAGTATGATAGGTGTCAGTATTTGTCACCATCCGTCAATATCTACCGTTATGACAAGGTCATATTGTCTGGAGCGGGTGTCACCTTAGAGGATGGAAAGAACTACTGCGCCAACAAGATCATATCCGAATTGAATGCGCTTGGTGTGCCACGAGAACTGTCAGAACTATGGACATCGCGGTATGGCAAAAACGCACACTTGGTTGCTGATGAGTACCTGAAAAGTCAGAGCAACCAAAAGCGGTTATCGATGCGAGGTCTTACGGTCGCAGAGGTGATTTATTCAATCAGTAATGAAGCGGCCGCAAGCTTGGCAGACCTTATGGTGCGAAGGACTTCTGAGTTTTTTTGGGATAAGAGTGGAGGGTTACTGGAAATCGAGGCGATAGCTACGGAGATGCAGGGTCTACTCAACTGGAGCGACGAAGAGAAAGCGCGGCAAATTGAAGAGTATAGAGCCCTTGTCACTGCCCACCGTCCGAGTATGGTGCGTGAGTCAAAGACAAAGACTGAACGCCCAGAAATGGATCCCGTGTGCTAA
- a CDS encoding FGGY family carbohydrate kinase — MEKKILVIDAGTTGIRAIIYNHRCHILSQAYTEFPNYTPSPDRVEQDPNEIWDATKKMVNQALKALELRLNDISCIGITNQRATTVLWDKETGEAAPRAIVWQDTRTAKRAEELSSVWGDEVYSRTGWPIAPVYSSLSLEWMLNDSAALRKKADEGKLAFGTVDSWIIYRLTGGASHVISASNASVTGSYDLINNQWYEEWLSALNLPLSLFPEVCDDSGVIAFTDENVIGGSIPICGVIADQHAALFAQGCTEPGMIKCTHGTGTFLDMLIGDQPIIEPSSGVCCQIAWRKDGVTHYALEGYAGCTGSAVQWLRDGLKIIDSSKESESVAQKVPDNGDVYFVPALTGLSAPYWDSFARGALLGITPGTKRSHVVRATLEGIVYSVRDFIEEMENISGYDVKSISVDGGASQNDLLVQFQADQLGVEVVRPRNVEATSLGAALMAGLGSTMWKNEHEAFAVHRNKTTFSPQMSEEERTELYRKWKVAVERARGWSKV, encoded by the coding sequence ATGGAAAAGAAAATACTAGTTATTGACGCGGGAACGACGGGCATTAGAGCGATCATATATAATCACCGATGCCATATCCTATCTCAGGCATATACTGAGTTTCCAAATTACACTCCTTCACCGGACCGAGTAGAACAAGATCCAAATGAAATTTGGGATGCGACGAAGAAGATGGTCAATCAGGCGTTAAAGGCGCTTGAATTGCGGTTAAATGACATTTCATGCATCGGGATTACCAACCAAAGGGCGACTACGGTTCTGTGGGACAAAGAGACTGGGGAAGCGGCACCCAGAGCAATCGTATGGCAAGATACGCGTACAGCAAAGAGGGCAGAAGAGCTCTCGTCTGTGTGGGGCGATGAAGTTTATTCTAGAACTGGCTGGCCTATAGCTCCGGTTTATTCTTCTTTAAGCTTAGAGTGGATGTTAAATGACAGCGCAGCTCTAAGAAAGAAAGCTGACGAAGGCAAGCTAGCGTTCGGTACGGTGGACTCGTGGATTATTTATCGCCTCACAGGTGGCGCTAGTCATGTAATCAGTGCATCTAATGCCTCCGTAACCGGTAGTTATGATCTTATTAATAATCAATGGTATGAAGAGTGGTTGAGTGCTCTAAACCTGCCACTGTCACTTTTCCCAGAAGTCTGTGATGACTCGGGTGTCATCGCATTTACGGATGAAAATGTAATTGGAGGAAGCATCCCCATCTGCGGTGTTATTGCTGATCAGCATGCCGCACTGTTTGCCCAGGGTTGCACAGAGCCAGGCATGATCAAGTGTACCCATGGTACTGGAACCTTCCTTGATATGTTAATTGGTGACCAACCGATCATCGAACCATCGAGTGGTGTTTGTTGCCAGATAGCATGGCGAAAAGATGGCGTTACACATTATGCGTTAGAAGGTTATGCAGGGTGCACAGGTTCGGCGGTTCAATGGTTGAGAGACGGATTAAAAATAATCGACTCTTCCAAAGAATCAGAGTCAGTTGCGCAAAAAGTGCCTGACAATGGAGATGTTTATTTTGTGCCTGCTTTAACCGGGCTTTCCGCACCTTATTGGGATTCTTTTGCTCGTGGAGCTTTACTTGGGATAACTCCCGGGACAAAGCGCAGCCACGTTGTTAGAGCGACTCTTGAAGGAATAGTGTATTCAGTCAGAGACTTTATCGAAGAGATGGAAAACATCTCTGGATACGATGTGAAGAGCATTTCGGTTGATGGTGGTGCTTCGCAAAATGATCTACTCGTTCAATTTCAAGCTGATCAGTTGGGTGTCGAGGTTGTTCGACCAAGAAACGTTGAGGCCACCAGTCTTGGTGCAGCACTTATGGCGGGTTTGGGTTCAACGATGTGGAAAAATGAGCACGAAGCCTTTGCGGTTCATAGAAACAAAACGACCTTCTCTCCCCAGATGTCTGAAGAAGAACGGACAGAGCTTTATCGCAAGTGGAAAGTCGCCGTTGAACGCGCACGCGGTTGGAGCAAAGTATGA
- a CDS encoding permease — MENMFNVMQLAGAIAGGFLGATFGALVAFVFTGFAILVGIAIVMGSGDPTFLNLIGLGPFFGPHISFAAGVAASAYAAKKGWLESGRDIVTPLVSLGKPQVLLVGAAFGLFGFVVQQSLMLVDGLGNQTDSVALTVVISAIVVRLMFGKSGIVGKHCEGKTGLKRFQPCKEHAWLPYQDSFSMSAVLGLFVGAMSAYAAYELLTLYPQPEAQGVMLFGFAISAISLLFLGMNVMVPATHHITAVSAVAVSLFMGTIENQFMVITLGAVCGLLASLLGQLFARFWLIRADTHIDPPASAIWPMTSALIVISVALQ; from the coding sequence ATGGAGAACATGTTCAATGTAATGCAGTTAGCAGGAGCCATCGCTGGTGGATTTTTAGGGGCCACTTTTGGTGCTTTAGTCGCATTTGTGTTTACTGGCTTTGCCATTTTAGTTGGTATTGCCATTGTGATGGGAAGTGGTGATCCGACCTTCCTAAACCTCATCGGCTTAGGCCCATTTTTTGGTCCTCATATCTCGTTTGCTGCAGGTGTCGCAGCGTCGGCTTATGCAGCCAAGAAAGGATGGCTTGAAAGTGGACGAGATATTGTGACGCCACTGGTGAGTTTAGGTAAACCACAAGTGCTCTTAGTTGGCGCCGCTTTCGGTTTGTTTGGTTTTGTCGTTCAGCAATCATTGATGCTAGTTGATGGGCTAGGGAATCAGACAGACTCTGTCGCTTTAACTGTCGTAATCTCTGCAATCGTTGTTCGCTTAATGTTTGGTAAAAGCGGAATTGTTGGTAAGCACTGTGAGGGAAAAACGGGCCTGAAACGTTTCCAACCCTGTAAAGAACATGCCTGGCTCCCCTATCAAGACTCTTTCTCAATGAGCGCTGTTCTCGGTCTATTTGTTGGTGCTATGTCTGCTTATGCAGCCTATGAACTACTTACTCTCTATCCTCAACCAGAAGCACAAGGTGTAATGCTGTTTGGGTTCGCCATTTCTGCCATTTCGTTGCTGTTTCTTGGTATGAATGTGATGGTGCCTGCTACCCACCATATCACAGCGGTGAGTGCGGTCGCGGTCTCACTATTCATGGGAACTATTGAGAATCAGTTTATGGTGATCACGCTTGGTGCTGTATGCGGTTTACTTGCTTCGCTATTAGGGCAATTATTTGCTCGATTCTGGTTAATTCGTGCTGATACTCATATCGATCCTCCAGCCAGTGCTATCTGGCCAATGACATCTGCACTTATCGTTATCTCTGTTGCACTTCAGTAG